The Anopheles gambiae chromosome 2, idAnoGambNW_F1_1, whole genome shotgun sequence genomic sequence ATAATAACCACAACATAGTTGAATACGGCCGCTTTTCAAGGGTAGCTAACAACTCACCATAAACTTTTCAGGATGTAAGGCATGCAAACATGGAAGAACTGGTGGGCTTGTTCCGTACTGCAGGAAATGAATAACCATCAATACCAGAGAGTAGCTCGATATAGTCATGTTTTTAGCATCGTTTATGTTGTGATGCCGAGCCCACAACtttaccaccaacaccaacggTCTAACGCGCCAGTCCACTGCAAAGATTCATCAGCCAACATTGTTACACCAGGTAGCTCTCAGATACACTACTTATCTCACATGTACTTACTCTGCGAATAACAGTGCAACAAATGCGTATTCCTAATCCCAACGCAATTGTTGAAATTCAGATCCACCTCAATGCCGTGCTTGCTGTCTTGAAAGCGGAGAATTGGCACTTTCGCTTGAATCAAGCTGAAGTCGTTGAAGCTTGACGATGGCATACTCATGAAATATTCCTTCACCAGTGACAAATTGAGCAACGCTTCCAAGCGAGGATCGTAGCAGCTGGGAGCGCTCCGCGAAACAAGGCACATGTCCACATCTGAACTGTCAGCACCAAAGCCAGAGATCGTGCTGCCGACCAGATAAAGGCTATACTTCGGAAAGCCTTTCTTGATCGAGATATACAGATCGCGCCATAGTTGCATCTTTTCAAGATATTTCTCCTCCGACTGCTGGGCAGCAGTGAACTTTTCCCAGATCGCTAACGATAGATTGTCCCAAATGCTGCCATCAGTGAGCGCAACCGGCGGAGACTTCATTTCGACATCATCCGCACGCTGAATGAATCGATCTGCCGGTGTGTATTGAAAATCGGCGGGCAATGATGAACGATGTACATAGCTCATGGAAACATGATTATTTTTGCGCACGCTTCCACCGGCGGACGATTGTCCTTTAGTGGTGGTGCTGAAAAGAGATCCAGCAACATTAGTTCCCATCGATCGGTGCGACCGGTaatgtgtgttggtggtgggtgATGTTCGCCCCGATTGACTGCTGTAGAagtaaacaaataatacaagGTAAACGACACATTCACTTTCGCAAGCTTCGCAAAATACGTACCGTGTCTTTGGATGTCCGCTCTGCATCGACTGAGAATCGTTGGGCGGCACCGATGACGCAGACAGCGACGACGAACTTGAAGAACTGGCAGCTGCTGCTTGCAGTGCCAGTTCCAAAGATGAGCTACTTCCAAAACTCCCTGCCGTCTGGCTATTTATGAATTGAATAGGGTTCGGATGGCTATGGCTAGCGTTACCGAACAGTTCTCCAAACACCGGCACAGACTGGGTGCCCGTAACAGTTCTCGATGTTCCTTTTGGCGAGCCAATTGGAGGGCTATGGTCGCCAACACTTCCGCCGCCATTGCTAGTGTACGTCGTGAGGTTCTGATGTGAGCCATGAAAACTTTGACTTCGAACGATAAATTCACCAACCAGCCCCGCGGTTGACGCATGCAGAGACGAAGGTGCCGAAGGGACAAACTCGGTCAACGTCGGATATGCGGAGGAGGACGATATTCCTGATGAGGTGGACGATGACGACCGGAACCCTTTCTCTTCGTTCGTTTCATTGTACTTCAAATAGCGATACGTACCCTCTGGATACTCGGAAGAATGGGACGAATCCGATTCGTAGTCGTGTACATTGGCGTGTGTAGATTCCAACATATGTGTTTGAGATGTATTACTAGACAGCACCGATGAGTCTGTCGACGGAATCGATACCACCGAAGAAGACGATGACGAACGAGGAACGCTGCATCTTTTCGTCGCCTTATAAACACGCTCTATGTGCAATTCAGAGTTCTTCGTGGTATCCGGCACGTCTTCCGCCCTACGAAAAGCATTATTGGCCAccgtctgttgttgttgtgtatcGGAGGGTACTGAATCTGTGGATGATGATTCGTTGCGGCCATCATTCTCTTTTGTTGCTActgaatttatatttttttcaaccgcACTTCCATCCCCTGCTTGTTTCGGTGATGTAGAACGCTCTACTTCCGCTTGTTTTATCTCCTGCTGCTGATTCGCGTTGGTAAATTCGCTTGAAGATGCAGCACCATGCCCTCTATCATAACCACGGACGTATACAAGGTTTCGGTGCAAATGTTGCTGTTTATAATGATTTTGATGATGCTGAgggtggtgctgttgctgttgctgcagtgattgttgctgctgatgcggCTGCATCGTGATATGTTCGTAGTAGTGatttccaccagcagcagtatgaTTATAGTAATGGTTATAGTTTTTTCGATATCCATAACCAATGTTTTGCACTTTGTTCACGTGTTTATTTCCGTTTGTCTGTATGGAGccatttttcccttttccgtGAGTATTCCAGTGCtttttaccaccaccaccaccaccaccaccagtccTTCCTTGATCGTCTCTACCATTTACCGTACCAATGGCCCTTGTGACGCCTTGCGAAACGTAGCTTAATTGATTGCCACCCCCACCATTGCCGGTATTGCCGTTGCGGTTGTGATACTGATAGTTGTTATTCTGATGATAGTTGGTATGCATCTGCTGTACGTGGTGCTCCGGCGCCTGTTGCGTGTAATGTACCGCTTGGTGTTGCGCATGAACACCTCCGTTTTGGTTGTACAGGTAGGAAGATACTTCAAAATGTTTACCAACGTTCATGGAGTTGTGCCCGTCACCCGCATTCATCAGTGCATAGTTGGTATATGGTTGGGATTCGACCATTCCGCACTGTTGCGTAGCTAGCTCATCTCCACCGTACATGCTTTGGGAACGATTGTACTGTCCCGTGTGCGGTGGAATAATCCTATGCAATTGTACCAGCGGTTGTTGCTGGTGCGGCGACTGCCGGGAACTGCGCTGGTGCAGCTGATTATTGTGATGATGCTGCATCATATGCTGCTGGAATTGTTGAGTAAAATTATAGTTCACTTGAGACGTCGAACCACGGTACATCGCAATGTCGCCCGATGAGCTGTTGTTACTTGCTCCATTGGTAACAGTGCAGAGGGACATTTTTAAACCGACATCACGTAAAAAATCATACGAATATTGATGAGGAACGGTATTATTGTGCTGTTGCAACGACTGATGGTGGTCCTGTGCATTGTGAATCAGTACCTGCTGTTTTGATGGATTTTGCGATCCAAGTGTAGGAATGTATGACGCTTGATTTGGAGTAACAACATGTTGATTTGAATGGCCAGCTTTAGAAATGACGGAAGATACGGCCGTATTGCTAGTGAATTGTTTCAAACGAAGTGCCtcattctgctgctgcttcgagTTGCCCTGCAACATCAGAGACATCACTGAAACATGGGTTTGATCAGCGGTAGATGATCCAGATTCTTTACACTCTCGGCTTCCGTCTGTTGCTGACTTTTCCGAGCTATTTGCAGACACACTGATCGGTACGTTTGCGGGACTGGCAGCAGTACAATGGCTGGATGAGCGAACATATGATTTATGTGAGTGTTTCTGTTGATTTACTTTTGCGCCAAAGGACGATGGAGCTTGGAACTCCGGATGCAATGAAGTCGGGGCTTTTTTTACAGGTGGCACATTACCAGCACGTCCGTAATACATTTCTGCCCTCGAACCGGTTAACGTGTCGGCAAGATGAGAGGATGCCGCATGATTATTAACAACATTTCCGACGTCACCCTCTTCTGCAGCAGCAGATTCGAGAGATCTTTCATGCTTCATAGATAAAGCAgaaaacccaacaaaaaattattaaaatagtaGTTGAACTCGcacaaaaaagataaattcTAGCAACACCTACTACACATTTTATACAACTTTACTTACCTTAGTATTTTTGTGCCCCATTTCATTAGTAGCATTGTCTCGGTCTACCTTGGATACCACAGCCAACGGATGCTCCGCTTTCGCTTCCTCTGGTTTAAACTTATTGCCAATAAATTCCGGCACTTTCTTTTTCGACGAAGACTTGCGGATGCTTTCCGTGATAAAGCCAACCGCTCTATTATCTTGCTCGTAATCATCCAATGTCCCATCAGCGTTCGGGCATGTGGACGCGGAAGGGCACGCAAACTCTTTCTTCTGATTCGATGCGACGGTTACTGCCACTGATTCCTCTTCGGACTTGTCCAGGCCACTAGGTGCTATGTTGAGATTCCATGATTTCAAACTATCGATGAtgtgctgctgtttttttcgATTGGACGCATTATTGTAATACTTTTTACTCTTGCTCGAGCCGTACATCATCGAAACCGTCGCCGACGGGAACTGTGGCAgggttgattttttaaacactttgcTGGAGTTGGACTGTTTTTCGCAATTATCTTCATTTACATTCTGTCGATCTCGGTCCATCTCCGTGCAAGTCGTTTGTGGTGCCTCTGGCACGACGGTAGACGGTGAGCCACACGAATTCGTTAGACACAGGCTGATGggcatttttgcaatggatcAGCCGCAGagtgtttttaatttatatgaCGTACGCTAACGACGACTTATACAATATGcgcatgcattttttttaaacagtgtgaataataaatatacataaataCAGCTTCTCTTAAAACGAAAGGAACTATTTGAATATCCTTGCAGTTGGTTCGAGTTAGATCGCTTTTGTAGTTTTTGAGCAATCGGAAGCAGTGCAATGGTTAGACATTACTTCATCTGTCCTACGCTATACGGTGATTAATCGCCACCTAATTTTGTTCTCCGAATAAAGATCAACTTATGGAACAATTCCTGTAATCAGCCAGCTACAGTGTATCCTAAAACGAGAAGCAATACATATTAGATAAATATTAGCAATGGCAATGAGGGAAGCGGGAATTACAGTGGTCGTCCCTTGCCCTATATCTCGATACAAAGTTTTTACAGCTAGCTAGCTATGGAAATAACTTCACTTGGTGTTCTCTACCACCATGTCAATGCTGCGAGCTGAATGCGAACAATCGTTAGCCAGGCTCAACCAAACCCACCCCATCTTCACCGAAATGTTCTGTGAAGCGTTGACaatcgaatgaaaaaaaacagcatgcGTTTGAAGCCACCTACCGCATCATATAACCTTAccttcgtttcgtttgtgAGCCACAGCCAATTTCCGCATTTACTTTTATCAACCGAAACACAACTTCTTCGTACGAATGGCTCATTTGCCTAAGGTGTTCTATATCGACGACTCCGGGGGTTTCGCTCATTTCAGTTTTCCGATCTTCACGCTCATGTTTTATGCTCATGCTTGATACCGATATGATACCGCTGAAATCGCACAGCACCGATTCATTGCATTATCGTCCACGTGAAgtaaagcgaaaaaaaacccaaaatggacaaccaccaccaaccgccGTCGTGCGCCGTTAAGAGATACTCTACTAGAAGATCTTTTCACACTCCTTTTGGCAGGGACGAAACTATGGCTGCAAACTGCACTTGGCGACGGAACCGTACCCGCGCCATCAAATCTAccgaggagagagagaaacgccCGCAAGACGAATCttcgcgcacacatacatacacacacacacacaaacactttgaatcgctgctgctgctgccgctatTCGGTGGATGTTCTATGTACGCGATGGCGGTATATCCGAAGTAATTTCCCGGAACAATTTTTAGGCAGTTTCAACTACAAATCTTTTCTAGCGCATAAGCTTCCCGAGCCCATCTTTTCAGTGAGGCATTGTTCTTGCAAATGTACTTGGCTGCTGACCACACTGCGCATCGCTGTTTGTTAGCTAACACACCCCAGATGACAGATGCGGTTCATGCCGGGTGCAGTGTGCTATTATAGAGTGGTAAAGAAAATCTATTAAAATATCATGGATCGGTACAACACGATTACAATTACAAAAGCACAGGCCATATTATTACCCACAAACACGCTCACTTACTGCCATATAATAGTCTACATTTTGGCTGCCATAAAAGCACGCAACGTATGGAACGGTAGTTGACGTAAAACACCTTGTGAAACGTGTGGGCCGCAGCTTGGTCTCTAAAAGTAAACAATGGCCGAGCAGCTGTCAATGTATCAAAACATCACATAGATAACAGGAACGCTCGGCGTAGAAAAAACCCCGTAAACATTAGAAGTTCCTTCCGATATCTTTCACTACTTGGCTGTCCTGAAATATGTACATCGTGCAACGATGTACAGAAAGACCCTCGACACTAAGATGAACGCAACACCAGCAACTAAACAAGCACCAATGAAAATCGAGCTATCGCGAGCCCTGCGAACAGTTTCTGCATCCGGTTGTGATCCAAAAATCATTTACCTTGATCGAGTCTGTCGAACGTGCCTGgtggagagagaaaaggatcAGCTTAAAGATTTGTTCGAATTTTGTCTGGCGGATACCATCATGAGCTGCACTCGCATTACGGTAAACTTCTTTGCTAGTCACGTTGTcccagaaagaaaaaagtaaaTGCTTGACCTTTTAGGTGGCCGAATCCGATGGACTTCCGTGTCATATATGTACGGACTGTTGTTTGGAGCTGGAAAGAAGCTTCAACTTTCAGCAAATGACCAAAGCATCGGATGCTACGATCCGATCACTGCTCGAGGAGTCGGTCGTCATCAAACAAGACAGCGAAACGAAGTATGAGGTGTTAAATGTGGTGGTAACGGACTTTCACGGCAACTCAGAAACGTCCGCCGTTGTTGTACCTATCGAGGAACTACGATTTCAGCTTGTAAATTCAAACGACAACACGCTGGTGGATGACCGAACCGAGGATACTGTTAATATTCCGCCCAGCGATTTAACAGCTAATGATACGAGCCCCAAAGCTACTGCGATTGAGGAAAACTTGCAAACAGTTAATCCTACCACTGCACTAACCATGTCAACTGCTACACCGGCACCAGATAAACTTACCTCGGACCAACCCTCCACCGCAAAGTCGTTAAGGGAATCTATCATTCTTCGCACCCTGAAGCAGGAACTTTCGGAATTCATAAGCGGCAACAGCAGTGCTGATATATCGAAAAATGTGGAAATAGTTGACGAAAATGTAGACGACGAGCTAATCCATGTGGACTATCTGAAAGATGCACTTACGGAGGAATACATTCAAATCATGGAAAATCAGCTGGCATCTTCCGTACCATGCAGTAAGGAGGAGGAACAGCTGGAACAAGAGCATTTGAATAATCTAATTCACGCCTCGATGGAAGCGGAGGAACCGCGAGAACGGCCCAAAAGCGAAGACGCCAATGAAATCAATACCATGTATTGCAAGATATGCGATGTACAGTTTAGCAAACGGCGGTTGTACCGAAAGCACGTCGATCGTAAGCACTCGGAAGTAAATGTTACCCACTGTGGTGTGTGCACAACCATTGCGTATTAACCATCTCACTCCATTCCGTTTCCAGAAACGCTTCGAATGTCAGCTGTGTTCAAGAAAGTTTGCAGAAAAGTCGGTACTCAAGAATCATATGCTTCGGCACACTGGAGAAAAGTCGCACGTGTGCGATGTTTGCGATGCACGGTTCTACGAAAAAGCTTTACTAAACGTGCATATGCGACGACACTCTGGTTCGCGACCGTACGGCTGCGAGCTGTGCGATAAACGGTTTACCACGCGGAGCATGCTCAACACGCACCAAAAGGTGCATAGCGATCCTCGGCCCCACGTGTGCAACGTTTGCCAGAAGGGTTTCAAATTATCTTGGCAGCTGAAGGCACACGGACGAATTCACACTAACGAAAAGCCGTTCGAGTGTCCTTACTGCCAGAAACGGTTCAATCAAAATGGCAATCTCGCAGTGCACATACGGACCCATTCCGGAGAAAAGCCCTATGTGTGCAAAATCTGCGAAAAAGCCTACCCAAGCCAGGGAGAACTACAGGTTGGTATTAGAATCGGGAAACAATCATTCAACCAAAGGTAATGCGTACCAACTTCGGTTCCTTGCAGTGCCATATGCGGCAACACACCGGTGAGGAAAAGGTGAAGAAAGTTGTATGCACCGTTTGCAGCAAAGCGTTACCCACGAATCACGATCTCCTCATCCACATGCGAACACACACGAAGGAAAAGCCGTACGGGTGCACGGTGTGCGAGAAACGATTTATGCTGCGCGTCCATCTTACCGTTCACATGCGTTCCCACACGGGCGAAAAACCATTTGCTTGCAATTTATGTGAAAAAGGTACGTCAGAAATGGTAACCATAGACCAAATCGATCCAAACAATCTGCTCACAATTAATTCCTTCACAGCATTCCCTACCAACTATCAGCTGAAGATGCACAACTATGTGCATACAGGAGAGAAAAACTATTCCTGTGAGGTGTGCAATCGGAAATTCAGCAGTTCGGCCAATCGCAACACGCATAGGAAAATACACGATCGAAAGAAAAATTAGCAAACCAATACATGTTGGCGTGCACAATAAAATCATTGGCGTGCCGTCGTTGTTGTACAATCTTCAGCAAAGAAACGGGGTTGAAGATGCGTTAGAAATTTCGGATAAAAGTGTTAAACCCCTACCATGCAAGTtgcattcaaaacaaaatattttattggcCAACACAAAAAGACGGAATCTAATAGTAGCCTATCCACTGGTGAAGAATTTTGAGATGTTTAAGCTTCTTCAGAGCACAGAGTGAATACGTTCTGTAGATACCTTAAGTTGAATCGGCAAACTTAGTGCTACTTGCTCAATACGGCCTCATGGTCTTGGGTGTGACCGTATTCTGTCTACCTGCCTCTCTATACCGTACTTAATTGAAAGAACTCAAAATAATCAGCTGATGAACCAAATAACCGAAACGAGGGATGCGTTTTACCTTCAACGCTGTATTGTCACATCGTACGATGCCTGTAACATCGCGTGTAGTGTGTGAGCTGTTGGAATAATAGTGCACAGTTGCAAAATGCACCCTGATGGTGACATACCTTCAATTGGGCGATTGTTGCTCAGGAAAAGGTTCGCTAACGATCACCAGTTAAGGAGCACAGGATCGACAACGAATTGAAAAATGCAGTCAATCGCTGACGAGAGCAATCCTCAACCAatgcactctaatttgttgtttgtacTTGAGTTTGGGGAAAAATACGCTCAATATTCTCATTCAATAATGGCCTTTTCGCGCGATAAAGAAAACTGATGGGTCAGACCATTCGtctaaaaaaaagtatatgtTGGAACTACGAATGCAACAGACAAAACAATAGAACAAAagaacacacagcagcagccacaaaaCAGCCATGAGCTTTGAGCTGTTACATTGCAGAATGGAAATGTCCATTCAGCAAATCACGGCAAACCGCCCACAATACTTTGGTACCATTAACCATCAAGCTGGCTGTTGGATGTTAGTTGTTTACTGCTCAGCCCATTCGTTTCAGATTACTGAATGCGCCAGGGTACATGAGACATCCTGTGCAAAGCCTTTCGTGCCAACAATGCTATTGGAGCTGATTGTGGTATCCTTACCGCTGTCCGCTTTACCAGCAAGCGAGTGAGATGCAACCCGATTCGAGACCTTCGTTAGAGTCAATGAATTCCCTGCTCTCTAACGGTTACCGCCATCGGTCCACAGTTAAGTCCCGTTTGTTATCCGTCCCAACGAAATGGCACTCATTCCGCCTCTCGGACAAACAGCTTTTGCCGGATGCATTTAATGGCCTGCGAACGGTTCGCACCACGCTGTGATTGCTCTTACGGGTTTGTCGTAAGCCTCGAGCAAGCCTTTGCATGAATTTGCTCGCTCGATAAAATCGTGCTTCCCTCTGTATGGTTCACCGTGTCGTATGTGTTTGAATGATAGCTTTGCATCGGTTTAGCATTCCagcttttaaaattgttccgCCAGTCAAGCTTTATCAGTAGGGTTGGGAAAACTGCGATCTCGAGTGCAGTTCGAACGGCAGACGGTCGCCCGGCCCGGATTGGCTGTGATAGTTGGACTCCTGCGACAAGATGTTATCCATCTGTGACTGATACTCGCCCATGTAATCCTGCGAAAATTCTGGCTGCTGCGATAGGCTAAAGCCCGGCTGAGACATGTTTTGCGACATGCCCTGCGTAAGCGATGCGTTCGCCGTACCGCTGATGTGCGCATTGTTGCCGCTACTGCTTGGTGGGCCTATCGGACGTGGACGGCTCGACTTGCCACCGCTGGATGTCGATACTGAGCCAGATGCAAGCAGTTGGCTAGCAGTCTTACCAACCACCGGGCGACGAGTTTGCTTTGCCGCCTGAAttgctgcctgctgctgctgctgatagaAGCGAGAGGGAGCATTCGACATATTGATGAACATTCCCACCGGGACTGGCATATTGCTCACTGCAGGATGGGTGCGCTGGGGCGAAATGTAGCCGATAGGGTCGTGCACCTTACGCATAAACGCATCTAGCGGTGTGTTCGCGCTAGCAGTAGTGCCGCTTCCACCGTGCCCCGGCACATCCACAAATCCTCCCTGCTGTTGGTGGTAAGCACTCGCGTTTCCGTACCCTGCCAACGGGTTATGCGCGTAACTTGTTGATGGTCCGGGATTGCGATCAAAATAACCACCGCCCAGCACTTCCTTTGCGTCGTACATGGCATTGGTCATGAAATGTGATCCGGGATTGAGCGTATTGATAATCTTTTTCGGTTTGGTAAACTGAATCATCGATTCCTTC encodes the following:
- the LOC1282034 gene encoding oocyte zinc finger protein XlCOF19 isoform X2; translated protein: MKSIPCIARYAMYSLANGGCTESTSIKRFECQLCSRKFAEKSVLKNHMLRHTGEKSHVCDVCDARFYEKALLNVHMRRHSGSRPYGCELCDKRFTTRSMLNTHQKVHSDPRPHVCNVCQKGFKLSWQLKAHGRIHTNEKPFECPYCQKRFNQNGNLAVHIRTHSGEKPYVCKICEKAYPSQGELQCHMRQHTGEEKVKKVVCTVCSKALPTNHDLLIHMRTHTKEKPYGCTVCEKRFMLRVHLTVHMRSHTGEKPFACNLCEKAFPTNYQLKMHNYVHTGEKNYSCEVCNRKFSSSANRNTHRKIHDRKKN
- the LOC1282034 gene encoding zinc finger protein 583 isoform X1, yielding MYRKTLDTKMNATPATKQAPMKIELSRALRTVSASGCDPKIIYLDRVCRTCLVEREKDQLKDLFEFCLADTIMSCTRITVAESDGLPCHICTDCCLELERSFNFQQMTKASDATIRSLLEESVVIKQDSETKYEVLNVVVTDFHGNSETSAVVVPIEELRFQLVNSNDNTLVDDRTEDTVNIPPSDLTANDTSPKATAIEENLQTVNPTTALTMSTATPAPDKLTSDQPSTAKSLRESIILRTLKQELSEFISGNSSADISKNVEIVDENVDDELIHVDYLKDALTEEYIQIMENQLASSVPCSKEEEQLEQEHLNNLIHASMEAEEPRERPKSEDANEINTMYCKICDVQFSKRRLYRKHVDRKHSEKRFECQLCSRKFAEKSVLKNHMLRHTGEKSHVCDVCDARFYEKALLNVHMRRHSGSRPYGCELCDKRFTTRSMLNTHQKVHSDPRPHVCNVCQKGFKLSWQLKAHGRIHTNEKPFECPYCQKRFNQNGNLAVHIRTHSGEKPYVCKICEKAYPSQGELQCHMRQHTGEEKVKKVVCTVCSKALPTNHDLLIHMRTHTKEKPYGCTVCEKRFMLRVHLTVHMRSHTGEKPFACNLCEKAFPTNYQLKMHNYVHTGEKNYSCEVCNRKFSSSANRNTHRKIHDRKKN
- the LOC1282036 gene encoding poly(A) RNA polymerase gld-2 homolog B isoform X2: MPISLCLTNSCGSPSTVVPEAPQTTCTEMDRDRQNVNEDNCEKQSNSSKVFKKSTLPQFPSATVSMMYGSSKSKKYYNNASNRKKQQHIIDSLKSWNLNIAPSGLDKSEEESVAVTVASNQKKEFACPSASTCPNADGTLDDYEQDNRAVGFITESIRKSSSKKKVPEFIGNKFKPEEAKAEHPLAVVSKVDRDNATNEMGHKNTKHERSLESAAAEEGDVGNVVNNHAASSHLADTLTGSRAEMYYGRAGNVPPVKKAPTSLHPEFQAPSSFGAKVNQQKHSHKSYVRSSSHCTAASPANVPISVSANSSEKSATDGSRECKESGSSTADQTHVSVMSLMLQGNSKQQQNEALRLKQFTSNTAVSSVISKAGHSNQHVVTPNQASYIPTLGSQNPSKQQVLIHNAQDHHQSLQQHNNTVPHQYSYDFLRDVGLKMSLCTVTNGASNNSSSGDIAMYRGSTSQVNYNFTQQFQQHMMQHHHNNQLHQRSSRQSPHQQQPLVQLHRIIPPHTGQYNRSQSMYGGDELATQQCGMVESQPYTNYALMNAGDGHNSMNVGKHFEVSSYLYNQNGGVHAQHQAVHYTQQAPEHHVQQMHTNYHQNNNYQYHNRNGNTGNGGGGNQLSYVSQGVTRAIGTVNGRDDQGRTGGGGGGGGKKHWNTHGKGKNGSIQTNGNKHVNKVQNIGYGYRKNYNHYYNHTAAGGNHYYEHITMQPHQQQQSLQQQQQHHPQHHQNHYKQQHLHRNLVYVRGYDRGHGAASSSEFTNANQQQEIKQAEVERSTSPKQAGDGSAVEKNINSVATKENDGRNESSSTDSVPSDTQQQQTVANNAFRRAEDVPDTTKNSELHIERVYKATKRCSVPRSSSSSSVVSIPSTDSSVLSSNTSQTHMLESTHANVHDYESDSSHSSEYPEGTYRYLKYNETNEEKGFRSSSSTSSGISSSSAYPTLTEFVPSAPSSLHASTAGLVGEFIVRSQSFHGSHQNLTTYTSNGGGSVGDHSPPIGSPKGTSRTVTGTQSVPVFGELFGNASHSHPNPIQFINSQTAGSFGSSSSLELALQAAAASSSSSSSLSASSVPPNDSQSMQSGHPKTRQSGRTSPTTNTHYRSHRSMGTNVAGSLFSTTTKGQSSAGGSVRKNNHVSMSYVHRSSLPADFQYTPADRFIQRADDVEMKSPPVALTDGSIWDNLSLAIWEKFTAAQQSEEKYLEKMQLWRDLYISIKKGFPKYSLYLVGSTISGFGADSSDVDMCLVSRSAPSCYDPRLEALLNLSLVKEYFMSMPSSSFNDFSLIQAKVPILRFQDSKHGIEVDLNFNNCVGIRNTHLLHCYSQMDWRVRPLVLVVKLWARHHNINDAKNMTISSYSLVLMVIHFLQYGTSPPVLPCLHALHPEKFMKIIDIHNIEMIERIEPYHTDNKESLGELLLSFLDYYTKFDYEHYAISVRTSTIIPIEECRLARSYKNDPHHWKHLCIEEPFDFTNTARSVFDGDVFEQIKSTFATSWRMLKDSKSLSVLFGEPLFTPVTSTLSITS
- the LOC1282036 gene encoding poly(A) RNA polymerase gld-2 homolog B isoform X1; translation: MPISLCLTNSCGSPSTVVPEAPQTTCTEMDRDRQNVNEDNCEKQSNSSKVFKKSTLPQFPSATVSMMYGSSKSKKYYNNASNRKKQQHIIDSLKSWNLNIAPSGLDKSEEESVAVTVASNQKKEFACPSASTCPNADGTLDDYEQDNRAVGFITESIRKSSSKKKVPEFIGNKFKPEEAKAEHPLAVVSKVDRDNATNEMGHKNTKHERSLESAAAEEGDVGNVVNNHAASSHLADTLTGSRAEMYYGRAGNVPPVKKAPTSLHPEFQAPSSFGAKVNQQKHSHKSYVRSSSHCTAASPANVPISVSANSSEKSATDGSRECKESGSSTADQTHVSVMSLMLQGNSKQQQNEALRLKQFTSNTAVSSVISKAGHSNQHVVTPNQASYIPTLGSQNPSKQQVLIHNAQDHHQSLQQHNNTVPHQYSYDFLRDVGLKMSLCTVTNGASNNSSSGDIAMYRGSTSQVNYNFTQQFQQHMMQHHHNNQLHQRSSRQSPHQQQPLVQLHRIIPPHTGQYNRSQSMYGGDELATQQCGMVESQPYTNYALMNAGDGHNSMNVGKHFEVSSYLYNQNGGVHAQHQAVHYTQQAPEHHVQQMHTNYHQNNNYQYHNRNGNTGNGGGGNQLSYVSQGVTRAIGTVNGRDDQGRTGGGGGGGGKKHWNTHGKGKNGSIQTNGNKHVNKVQNIGYGYRKNYNHYYNHTAAGGNHYYEHITMQPHQQQQSLQQQQQHHPQHHQNHYKQQHLHRNLVYVRGYDRGHGAASSSEFTNANQQQEIKQAEVERSTSPKQAGDGSAVEKNINSVATKENDGRNESSSTDSVPSDTQQQQTVANNAFRRAEDVPDTTKNSELHIERVYKATKRCSVPRSSSSSSVVSIPSTDSSVLSSNTSQTHMLESTHANVHDYESDSSHSSEYPEGTYRYLKYNETNEEKGFRSSSSTSSGISSSSAYPTLTEFVPSAPSSLHASTAGLVGEFIVRSQSFHGSHQNLTTYTSNGGGSVGDHSPPIGSPKGTSRTVTGTQSVPVFGELFGNASHSHPNPIQFINSQTAGSFGSSSSLELALQAAAASSSSSSSLSASSVPPNDSQSMQSGHPKTRSQSGRTSPTTNTHYRSHRSMGTNVAGSLFSTTTKGQSSAGGSVRKNNHVSMSYVHRSSLPADFQYTPADRFIQRADDVEMKSPPVALTDGSIWDNLSLAIWEKFTAAQQSEEKYLEKMQLWRDLYISIKKGFPKYSLYLVGSTISGFGADSSDVDMCLVSRSAPSCYDPRLEALLNLSLVKEYFMSMPSSSFNDFSLIQAKVPILRFQDSKHGIEVDLNFNNCVGIRNTHLLHCYSQMDWRVRPLVLVVKLWARHHNINDAKNMTISSYSLVLMVIHFLQYGTSPPVLPCLHALHPEKFMKIIDIHNIEMIERIEPYHTDNKESLGELLLSFLDYYTKFDYEHYAISVRTSTIIPIEECRLARSYKNDPHHWKHLCIEEPFDFTNTARSVFDGDVFEQIKSTFATSWRMLKDSKSLSVLFGEPLFTPVTSTLSITS